The proteins below are encoded in one region of Oncorhynchus gorbuscha isolate QuinsamMale2020 ecotype Even-year linkage group LG01, OgorEven_v1.0, whole genome shotgun sequence:
- the LOC124040437 gene encoding CD209 antigen-like protein C yields the protein MLLSTANFSCLHFQWWKRPYKVAALCLGLLCVLLLAGIIGLGVHYRDQLQTSYSTLTKDRDQLQRETIRLNKKLKGRPCHEGWIKFETSCYFFSTVNKTWEESRMDCIRREAHLVIINNREEQVFINGLNGANKQIWIGLTDTFAEGTWKWVDGTPLTTTYWGDGQPNSWKETEQDCGEFVHRSTDPGDWNDDGCSVEQYCVCEK from the exons ATGTTACTCTCCACAGCCAACTTCAGTTGCT TACATTTTCAGTGGTGGAAGAGACCATACAAAGTTGCTGCATTGTGTCTGGGGCTGCTGTGTGTTCTCCTACTGGCAGGGATCATAGGCCTGGGTGTACACT atagagaccagctacagaccagttatagcACCCTGACTAAAGATAGAGACCAGCTACAGAGGGAGACAATCAGACTGAACAAGAAGCTCAAAG GGAGACCTTGTCACGAAGGATGGATAAAGTTCGAAACCAGCTGTTACTTTTTCTCAACTGTGAATAAAACCTGGGAGGAGAGCAGAATGGACTGTATAAGGAGAGAAGCACATCTTGTgatcataaacaacagagaggaacag GTATTTATCAATGGGTTAAACGGAGCAAATAAACAAATCTGGATTGGTCTGACTGACACATTTGCTGAGGGAACCTGGAAATGGGTGGACGGCACACCACTGACTACCAC GTATTGGGGGGATGGACAGCCTAATAGCTGGAAAGAAACAGAGCAGGACTGTGGGGAGTTTGTACACCGTTCAACAGACCCAGGGGATTGGAATGACGATGGGTGTTCCGTTGAACAATACTGTGTCTGTGAGAAATAG